A segment of the Longimicrobiales bacterium genome:
TGCCGACCTCGTGCCGAATTCTGTCCGCGAACGGAGTCTGAAAGAGCCTCCCGTAAACCGGCTTCTGATACGGCACGGTCTGCCCCGCGGAGACGTCTACGATGTCGCACTCGTGCTCGCGCAGGAGCCGGGCCACATGAACCGCGTCCTCCGGCCCCATTCCCCCGGGCACCCAGTCCACGGCGCTCACACGCACACTCATGGGTTTGTGCTCGGGCCACACGCCGCGGCACGCGTCGAAGACTTCCAACGGGAAGCGCATGCGGTTCTCGAGTGAGCCCCCGTATTCATCCGTGCGCTCGTTGGTGAGTGGAGAGATGAAGCTCGCGAGCAGGTACCCGTGCGCCATATGGATCTCGAGGAGATCGAAGCCCGCCGCATCGGAGTACCCGGTGGCACGCACGTACTCAGCAACCACCTGGTCCATATCTCGGCGCGTCATCTCACGCGGGGTCTGACTCCGATCCGGGAAGTACGGGATCGGAGATGCGGACATGAGGTCCCAACCGTCCTTCTGCACCGGTTCCGAGTCGCCGGCCCACATGACCTTGGTCGCACCCTTCCGTCCCGCGTGACCCAATTGGATCGCCATCTTGGCTGCGGAATGTCCGTGCACGAAGTCCACGATCCTCCGCCAAGCATCAACATGCTCGGGTTTATACACGCCCGCACATCCGGTTGAGATCCGCGCATCCGCGGAGATGTCCGTCATCTCGGCATAGACCAATCCAGCACCACCCACCGCGCGGCTCCCGAGGTGTTGCATGTGCCAATCACCCACCGTTCCATCCTCGGCGTAGTACTGACACATGGGAGACACCACGACCCGATTCGGAATCACCAAATCCCGGATCTTGAACGGCGTGAACATGGGCGGTGGTGGCGGGTCGACTGGCACACGTGTGCCAGTCTGCCGCTCAGCCTCCTCGGCAATCCACGTATCCACTCGAGCCAGAAAAGCCGGATCGCGGACACGTAGATCTTCATGCGTGATGCGCAGACTGCGCGTCAGAAGCGTGAAAGTGAGCTGCACCGGATCGAGATCCATGTACCGCTCGGCATCTTCGAACCACTCGAGGCTCGCCTGGGCGGCGCGTTGCAGAGACTCAACTTGAGGGCGTCGCTCGGCCTCGTAAGCCATCAAACCGCGTCTGACCCGATCCGCCATGGAGGGGCCCGACCCATTGGTCGACCCTCCCAAGGGCTCTACCTCCGCCCATCCAGATATCAACGCGGCCCGCAGCGAAATCGCGTCCAGCATTCCCATGCGCGTCCCGGAGCCCACAGAAAAGTGTGCGGTGTGAACCGAGTCACCCATGAGCACGACGTTGTCCGCAGACCAGGCACCACATCGGATGGTCGGAAAACTACGCCACACACTCTTGTTCACGGTGAGCGCGTGACCCTCTAACTCTTCCGCGAAGAGCACCTCACAGTACGCGAGCGTTTCCTCCTCGGTAGCCGTGTCCATACCAGCCGCCTTCCAGGCGCCCTCCGTGCACTCAACGATGAACGTCGAATGGCCGGGTTCGTACTGGTACGCATGCACACGCCAAAGGCCATGCTCATTTTCACGGAAGTAGAACGTGAACGCCGGGAACGGCTTGGTCGTCCCGAGCCACACGAAGCGATTCGGGCGGCAATCGAAGGTGGGCTGCACTCGATTCCCGAGCAGTTCGCGGACCCGAGAATTCACCCCATCGGAGCCCACGACGAGATCGTACGCGCCGAACTGTTCGAGGTCATCAACACGAGTCTCGTAACGGACATCGACCCCCATCTCCGCGGCCACACCCTGCAGCACCGTGAGCAGCGTCTGCCGACTCATACCGCTGAAACCATGCCCTGTGCTGCGGACGACCTCCCCACCGTAGTGCACGTCGATGTCGTCCCAATGCACAAAGTGGTCGGTGATAGCCCGGTACGTCGCTTCGTCCGCGCTCTCGACCTCCGCAATCGTCGCATCGCTGAACACCACGCCGAACCCGAACGTGTCGTCCGGCTTGTTCTGCTCGAACACCACCACTTCATTCGCAGCGTCCGCGCGTTTCATGAGGATCGCGAAGTAGAGGCCCGACGGGCCGCCCCCTACGACGGCAATCTTCATCGGGTCAGCCATTGGCAGCTTTGGCTTCCGCGACCATCGCGCCGGCAATGATCAGGTGCTGGATCTCAGTGGTCCCTTCATAGATCCGCAGCGCACGCACCGAACGGTACAGCCGATCCACCGGGTGCTCCGCTAGAACACCTCGCCCACCCAAAATCTGCACGGCGTCGTCGATGATGCGCTGTGCGGCCTCAGTGGAAAAAGCCTTCGCCATGGCAGCCTCGACGGTGATCCGGTCCGCGCCTTGGTCCTTCTCGTACGCCGCGCGGTAAACCAGCATGCGCGAGGCAGTCAGATCAATGGCCATCCGGCCGAGCTTGTCCTGAATGATCTGAAAGTCGGACAACGGTTTTCCGAATTGTTCACGACCCATGGCGTGGGCTAGCGCCTCGTCGATCGCGCGCTGTGCCATCCCACACGCTGCGGCCCCCACAGTCGGGCGAAGCTGATCCAGCGTGGCCATTCCCAGCATGAACCCCCGACCCTCTTCCCCGATTCGGTTCGTCGCGGAAACTCTGCACCCCGTCAGTTGCAGTTCGCCGAGCGGGTGCGGCGCACTCATCACCTGGGCTCCGGCAAACGTCAGGCCCTCGGTCTCGGCCGGAACCAGGAACGCCGAGATGCCCCGGCTCCCTGCTTCTGGGTCGGTCGAAGCAAAGACCACGTAGTAGTCGGCGATGCCCGCGTTGCTGATGAGCCACTTGTGACCGTCGAGGACGTAATCGTCGCCGTCCCGCACCGCCCGCGTCTTCATGGACGCGACGTCGGATCCAGCATCAGGCTCGGTCATCGCGAAGGCGGACATGATCTCGCCCGCGAGCGCACCGGGTGCCCACTGCTCTCTGAGTCGATCACTGCCGGCGAGCAGAAGCGGCGTGATGCCGAGTCCTTGCAGCGCCCATACCGCGTCCGCCAGCGGCGATGCGGCGGCAATAGCCTCCCGAGCTAGGCAGCACGCGCGTAGGTCAAGCGTCCCGATCGGGTCGAGCAGGCCGGCCGCGCCCATGGCCGAGAGCACGTCTCGGGCTTCAATGCGTCCCGCGTCGTCATCTACGGGCTCCGGCCTTCGGGCGAGTTCAGCGGAAGCGAACTTAGCCGCTGTGCAGGCCCATGCCTCGTGCTCAGAATCTAAGAAAGCTCGGACGGGACGAAGATCGAGCATATGTGCGAAAACGCCTTCTAGAGGAAATTGGGGTCGCGCTTCTCGACGAAGGCTTCGTACGCCTCACGGAAGTCGGGGTGCAGCATCAACGAAGCTTGGATCTGCGCTTCGGCTTCGAGCGCGCCTTCCAAATCCATGCTGGCTTCGCGGTTGAGTGAGTCTTTCGTGATCTCGATCGCGAAGGACGGCCCTCGCGCCAGCTTCTCGGCGAGCTTGGTCGCTGCACTTAGTGCTTCGCCATCTGGAACGACACGATTGTAGAGGCCAATCCGATGCGCTTCGTCAGCGCCAATGAAGTCGCCGGTCATCAGCAACTCACTCGCCTTAGCCATGCCCACGATCTTTGGAAGCATCCACGCCGAACCCATGTCCGCACCGGAGAGACCAACGCGCGTGAACAAATAGGCGATTTTCGCCGACTCGGCCGCAACACGCATGTCACACGCGGTCGCGATGACCGCACCCGCGCCGGCCACAGTTCCGTTCAGCGCACCAATCACTGGTTTGCGGCATCGGCGAATCGACAGCACCAGGTCACACGTCATGCGTGTGAACTCGAGCAGGCCACGGAAGTCCCGC
Coding sequences within it:
- a CDS encoding acyl-CoA dehydrogenase family protein, producing the protein MLDLRPVRAFLDSEHEAWACTAAKFASAELARRPEPVDDDAGRIEARDVLSAMGAAGLLDPIGTLDLRACCLAREAIAAASPLADAVWALQGLGITPLLLAGSDRLREQWAPGALAGEIMSAFAMTEPDAGSDVASMKTRAVRDGDDYVLDGHKWLISNAGIADYYVVFASTDPEAGSRGISAFLVPAETEGLTFAGAQVMSAPHPLGELQLTGCRVSATNRIGEEGRGFMLGMATLDQLRPTVGAAACGMAQRAIDEALAHAMGREQFGKPLSDFQIIQDKLGRMAIDLTASRMLVYRAAYEKDQGADRITVEAAMAKAFSTEAAQRIIDDAVQILGGRGVLAEHPVDRLYRSVRALRIYEGTTEIQHLIIAGAMVAEAKAANG
- a CDS encoding bifunctional salicylyl-CoA 5-hydroxylase/oxidoreductase, which translates into the protein MKIAVVGGGPSGLYFAILMKRADAANEVVVFEQNKPDDTFGFGVVFSDATIAEVESADEATYRAITDHFVHWDDIDVHYGGEVVRSTGHGFSGMSRQTLLTVLQGVAAEMGVDVRYETRVDDLEQFGAYDLVVGSDGVNSRVRELLGNRVQPTFDCRPNRFVWLGTTKPFPAFTFYFRENEHGLWRVHAYQYEPGHSTFIVECTEGAWKAAGMDTATEEETLAYCEVLFAEELEGHALTVNKSVWRSFPTIRCGAWSADNVVLMGDSVHTAHFSVGSGTRMGMLDAISLRAALISGWAEVEPLGGSTNGSGPSMADRVRRGLMAYEAERRPQVESLQRAAQASLEWFEDAERYMDLDPVQLTFTLLTRSLRITHEDLRVRDPAFLARVDTWIAEEAERQTGTRVPVDPPPPPMFTPFKIRDLVIPNRVVVSPMCQYYAEDGTVGDWHMQHLGSRAVGGAGLVYAEMTDISADARISTGCAGVYKPEHVDAWRRIVDFVHGHSAAKMAIQLGHAGRKGATKVMWAGDSEPVQKDGWDLMSASPIPYFPDRSQTPREMTRRDMDQVVAEYVRATGYSDAAGFDLLEIHMAHGYLLASFISPLTNERTDEYGGSLENRMRFPLEVFDACRGVWPEHKPMSVRVSAVDWVPGGMGPEDAVHVARLLREHECDIVDVSAGQTVPYQKPVYGRLFQTPFADRIRHEVGISTMAVGNVSSWMDVNTIISAGRADLCLLARAHLFDPYWTRHAAHMLGYEMEWPDPYKSVSRYTPRFEFHFGGE
- a CDS encoding enoyl-CoA hydratase family protein, with the translated sequence MFEPKSFLYSLDADTGVATITLNRPDRLNALTFEVYDELRRAFYVLHDEKDVQVVVITGSGRAFCSGGDVEDIIGALFERDFRGLLEFTRMTCDLVLSIRRCRKPVIGALNGTVAGAGAVIATACDMRVAAESAKIAYLFTRVGLSGADMGSAWMLPKIVGMAKASELLMTGDFIGADEAHRIGLYNRVVPDGEALSAATKLAEKLARGPSFAIEITKDSLNREASMDLEGALEAEAQIQASLMLHPDFREAYEAFVEKRDPNFL